A window of the Brassica oleracea var. oleracea cultivar TO1000 chromosome C1, BOL, whole genome shotgun sequence genome harbors these coding sequences:
- the LOC106328827 gene encoding uncharacterized protein LOC106328827 yields the protein MKVKHQGNARVKRAQLQRLRKSFKTLEMKIGEKVSDYFARVMEVTNDMRNCGEILEDVKIVEKILRSLTENFNFVIHESKVTEQFFKWKMSQGMLEEEEEGILREEEAVIVDEEGANHL from the exons ATGAAGGTTAAACACCAAGGGAATGCTAGGGTGAAGCGAGCTCAACTACAGAGGCTGAGGAAAAGTTTTAAGACACTGGAGATGAAAATTGGTGAGAAGGTATCTGATTACTTTGCCAGAGTCATGGAGGTAACCAATGACATGAGAAACTGTGGAGAAATCTTGGAAGATGTCAAGATTGTTGAGAAGATACTCCGGAGCCTTACTGAAAACTTCAACTTTGTG ATTCATGAGAGCAAAGTGACTGAGCAGTTCTTCAAGTGGAAAATGAGCCAAGGAATGCTAGAGGAAGAGGAAGAGGGGATCCTCAGAGAAGAGGAAGCAGTTATCGTGGACGAGGAAGGGGCAAATCATTTGTGA
- the LOC106328817 gene encoding uncharacterized protein LOC106328817 has protein sequence LKKNARLWSCKAWTSRLSSFSSYFLRFRNLGSLCNHTKALCLSAAAGHAPMEMAQIELYDITAVELVDSLPLVRRADPHNLHFFDGAFDFAFTAHLDDALFPWKVVEEMERTVRRGRFCVVTVDECGGDDVREIARLFLKSKLVDVANVTLEGSKKTSILLKVQDFKT, from the coding sequence CTAAAGAAGAACGCTCGCCTCTGGTCCTGCAAGGCTTGGACATCGCGTCTCTCCTCCTTCTCCTCTTACTTCCTCCGATTCCGCAATCTCGGATCGCTTTGCAACCACACCAAAGCTCTCTGCCTCTCTGCCGCCGCCGGACACGCTCCGATGGAGATGGCCCAGATCGAGTTATATGACATTACCGCCGTGGAGTTGGTGGATTCGCTTCCTCTCGTGAGAAGAGCTGATCCTCATAACCTTCATTTTTTCGACGGTGCGTTTGATTTCGCGTTTACTGCACATCTTGATGATGCTCTGTTTCCGTGGAAGGTCGTGGAGGAGATGGAGAGGACGGTGAGGCGAGGCCGGTTTTGCGTGGTGACGGTTGATGAATGCGGTGGGGATGATGTTAGGGAGATTGCTAGACTGTTCTTGAAGTCTAAGCTCGTTGATGTTGCTAATGTAACCTTAGAAGGATCCAAAAAGACTAGTATACTACTCAAAGTTCAAGACTTTAAGACATGA